One window from the genome of Perca flavescens isolate YP-PL-M2 chromosome 17, PFLA_1.0, whole genome shotgun sequence encodes:
- the olig3 gene encoding oligodendrocyte transcription factor 3 — MNSDSSPSSRASSPDMDVMSLRDHHPHHHHHHHHVGSSVSSSTQCSELRQKLSASELLRSGDPKSVGSSSSSSSSSSSSSNKFKLKKQVTEEEMYHLRLKINGRERKRMHDLNLAMDGLREVMPYAHGPSVRKLSKIATLLLARNYILMLNSSLDEMKRLVGEIYGGHNSAFHCGTVAHAGAGGHPAAAAAAAAAAAHQVHPLLGSALSTSTSSTLSSALPGLTSIRAPHALMKGSPAAPTALQLGTGFQHWAGLPCPCTICQVPPPPHIPITSTGLTRLSGEGKDLMK; from the coding sequence ATGAATTCAGACTCCAGCCCGAGCAGCAGAGCCTCTTCCCCGGACATGGACGTTATGTCTCTCCGAGACCACCACCcgcaccaccaccatcaccaccaccacgtCGGCTCCTCAGTGTCCTCATCTACGCAGTGCAGCGAGCTGCGCCAGAAGCTGAGCGCCAGCGAGCTCCTGAGGTCTGGAGACCCCAAGTCAGtaggaagcagcagcagcagcagcagcagcagcagcagtagcagcaacAAGTTCAAACTCAAGAAACAAGTCACCGAGGAGGAAATGTACCACCTCCGTCTCAAGATCAACGGCCGGGAGCGGAAGCGCATGCACGACCTCAACCTGGCCATGGACGGCCTGCGCGAGGTGATGCCCTACGCGCACGGGCCCTCGGTGCGGAAGTTGTCCAAGATCGCCACGCTGCTACTCGCCAGGAACTACATCCTGATGCTTAACAGCTCCTTGGACGAGATGAAGCGGCTGGTGGGGGAGATTTACGGAGGGCACAACTCAGCTTTCCACTGCGGCACCGTGGCGCACGCCGGCGCAGGTGGACACCCCGCTGCCGCAGCCGCAGCCGCAGCCGCTGCGGCGCACCAGGTGCACCCTCTCCTCGGGAGTGCGCTGTCAACCTCCACATCCTCCACGCTGTCGAGCGCTCTGCCGGGACTCACGTCTATCCGAGCACCCCACGCCCTGATGAAGGGCTCCCCGGCTGCGCCCACGGCCCTGCAGCTGGGCACCGGCTTCCAGCACTGGGCCGGACTGCCGTGTCCCTGCACCATCTGCCAGgtgcctcctcctccacacatcCCCATCACCTCCACCGGCCTCACGAGACTCTCAGGGGAGGGCAAGGACCTGATGAAATGA